A region from the Arvicola amphibius chromosome 12, mArvAmp1.2, whole genome shotgun sequence genome encodes:
- the Pex19 gene encoding peroxisomal biogenesis factor 19 encodes MAAAEEGCDVGVEADRELEELLESALDDFDKAKPSPAPPPTTSAPDAAGPQKRSPGDTAKDALFASQEKFFQELFDSELASQATAEFEKAMKELAEEEPHLVEQFQKLSEAAGRVGSDANSQQEFTSCLKETLSGLAKNATDLQNSGMSEEELTKAMEGLGMDEGDGEGNIFPIMQSIMQNLLSKDVLYPSLKEITEKYPEWLQSHQESIPPEQFEKYQEQHRVMGKICEQFEAETPTDSEATHKARFETVLDLMQQLQDLGHPPKELAGEMPPGLNFDLDTLNLSGPPGANGEQCLVM; translated from the exons ATGGCGGCCGCTGAGGAAGGTTGCGATGTTGGGGTCGAAGCGGACCGGGAACTGGAGGAGCTTCTGGAAA GTGCTCTTGATGATTTCGATAAAGCCAAACCCTCCCCAGCACCCCCTCCTACCACCTCGGCCCCTGATGCGGCAGGGCCCCAGAAGAGATCGCCAGGAGACACGGCCAAA GATGCACTCTTCGCCTCCCAAGAGAAATTTTTCCAGGAACTGTTCGACAGTGAGTTGGCTTCCCAAGCCACTGCAGAGTTTGAGAAGGCAATGAAGGAGCTGGCAGAAGAGGAGCCCCACCTGGTGGAACAGTTCCAAaagctctcagaggcagctggGAGAGTGG GCAGTGATGCAAACTCTCAACAAGAATTTACTTCTTGCCTAAAGGAGACATTAAGTGGACTAGCCAAAAATGCCACTGACCTTCAG AACTCGGGCATGTCTGAAgaggagctcaccaaagccatgGAAGGGCTGGGCATGGAtgaaggggatggggaggggaacaTCTTCCCCATCATGCAGAGCATCATGCAGAACCTGCTGTCTAAGGATGTGCTGTACCCATCCCTGAAGGAGATCACGGAAAAG TATCCAGAATGGTTGCAGAGTCACCAGGAATCTATTCCTCCAGAGCAGTTTGAAAAGTATCAGGAGCAGCACAGGGTCATGGGCAAAATATGTGAGCAGTTTGAGGCAGAGACACCCACGGACAGCGAGGCTACTCACAAGGCTCGTTTTGAGACGGTGCTAGATCTTATGCAGCAG ttacaGGACTTAGGCCATCCTCCAAAAGagctggctggggagatg CCTCCTGGCCTCAACTTTGACCTGGATACCCTCAATCTATCGGGCCCACCAGGTGCCAATGGCGAACAGTGTCTGGTCATGTGA